The genomic window TTCATATCGTACCGCAGTTGTCCAAGTGGCCCGTGAATGTAAGTGCCCACATCTACCCAATTTTTCTTTTGGATAAAGGTTTGGAGCTTTTGCAGGCGATCGCGCTGCTCCTCAATTGCCGGAACGTAGCGCTGAATTTGCTCTATCTGCGCGGGTGTATAGGTCGCAGCCTTCGACGTAGCAGCAAGACTGCTAAAACTCACCATAAACGTCGCGCAAACTGCCAAAATCAAGGCC from Microcoleus sp. FACHB-831 includes these protein-coding regions:
- the psbQ gene encoding photosystem II protein PsbQ, which translates into the protein MVEEIRIMARYRSILALILAVCATFMVSFSSLAATSKAATYTPAQIEQIQRYVPAIEEQRDRLQKLQTFIQKKNWVDVGTYIHGPLGQLRYDMNSVARTLSPEDQKTAREATKDLYGALVRIDQVAKQGNYQQAVSNYRLAIKAFDTFLQLVPSS